From the Juglans microcarpa x Juglans regia isolate MS1-56 chromosome 3D, Jm3101_v1.0, whole genome shotgun sequence genome, the window gcgtttaaaaaaaaaaaaaaatagatagcTTTTCACGGCTGATCGTAGAAGAAAATAATGTTACCTTCCCGAGCCAATGGATTTTCAGAGTAATTCGTACGGACTTTAGTTGGGCCTCGACCCAGCACACTGTCAAAGGGCTGATGATGGGCTTGGGCCTCTTGTCCCATCCCCCCGGGGCTAGGTGACGATCGTAATGAGCAGAATGAGAGActagagagggggagagagagggggagagagagcgTAACAATGGCGTGGAGGGGACATCTGTCTCGGAATATGAAGGAGCTTCGGATCCTGCTATGTCAAACATCGCCTGCGAGCTCGTCCGCTAGGTTTCTCATTTCTACCATCTTTTtgccaaaatatttttccctttCATTGTTTATCACTACTGGTTAATTCGAGATAaaacttttgctttttttatttaacctgagataagatgattttttatCTGTTCTGTTGTTTTGAACTTCTGAAAGAGCGTTCGTAGAGAAGAATTACAAGGATCTCAAGACACTCAACCCTAAATTCCCAATCTTAATTCGTGAATGCAGTGGGATTGAGCCTCAGTTATGGGCTAGATATggtatctctttttctttttactcgCTCTATCTCTTGTTTGGTTTCACTACTTTTTGATTCGTCTCGATTTCGTTTCGTATCTTGGCGATGTTCAGATTTCATGTCTCGATTTCAGATTCATTTGCTCATGttcatttcttcattttcacGCGATTCCTACCAGTGTTCTGTCATGTGTATTGTATTCacctatactttttttttttttcctgaattcCTATACCTACTTTGTTGAAACACTTTATGATCCTCCAAGTCCAGTTGCATTTCCCCCATGTAATGTAGGCATATATTCGTGGGGACGAATCTTTTGTCCTGCAAAAATGGAGGTGACCAGAGTTTTAAATTAGGAGGATT encodes:
- the LOC121256061 gene encoding NADH dehydrogenase [ubiquinone] 1 alpha subcomplex subunit 2-like; the encoded protein is MAWRGHLSRNMKELRILLCQTSPASSSARAFVEKNYKDLKTLNPKFPILIRECSGIEPQLWARYDMGVERGIRLEGLTEAQILKAVEDLVKVGASLKA